Proteins encoded together in one Impatiens glandulifera chromosome 1, dImpGla2.1, whole genome shotgun sequence window:
- the LOC124918813 gene encoding probable indole-3-pyruvate monooxygenase YUCCA4: MKSQSTACFWIPGPLIVGAGPSGLAVAACLKQKGVPFLILEKETCLASLWKLRTYDRLKLHLPKKFCQLPFFPFPPEFSEYPSKQQFICYLDAYAKHFCINPLYGKYVHCAKYDTSMGLWTVQTDDTKYVSRWLIVATGENEEPLLPEIAGREEFKGKMQHSSEYHNGVDLKGNKVLVVGCGNSGMEVSLDLCNCGAQVSLVVRNKMHILPRQVLGISTFGMSIFLLRWFPVKLVDKILLLCSRMILGETHRFGIQRPEIGPLELKNTTGKTPALDVGAISKIRSGDIQVVGGIRRFTAAGVEFTDGTVSEYDVVILATGYRSNVSTWLEEDGNYFNKENGYPNNPFPINWKGSNGIYSVGFTRRGLLGVSHDALEVAEDIAKQWNMRATTPPAYSLLFKV, encoded by the exons ATGAAGTCTCAATCAACAGCTTGTTTCTGGATTCCAGGGCCATTGATTGTTGGTGCAGGACCTTCAGGACTAGCTGTGGCTGCATGCCTAAAACAAAAAGGAGTTCCATTTCTAATCCTCGAGAAAGAAACCTGTCTAGCATCTCTATGGAAACTAAGAACCTACGATCGTCTTAAACTCCACCTCCCAAAGAAATTCTGCCAACTACCCTTTTTTCCATTCCCTCCAGAATTCTCCGAATACCCTTCTAAGCAACAATTCATATGCTACCTCGACGCTTACGCAAAGCATTTCTGCATCAATCCTTTGTATGGGAAGTACGTTCACTGTGCAAAGTACGACACTTCTATGGGTCTCTGGACGGTTCAAACTGACGACACTAAGTATGTTTCTCGGTGGCTAATTGTGGCTACAGGTGAGAATGAAGAACCACTTCTACCCGAGATTGCTGGAAGAGAAGAATTTAAAGGGAAGATGCAACACAGCAGTGAATATCATAATGGAGTTGATTTAAAGGGAAATAAGGTTTTGGTGGTTGGATGTGGTAATTCAGGTATGGAGGTCAGTTTGGATCTCTGTAATTGTGGTGCTCAAGTTTCTTTGGTAGTCAGAAACAag ATGCATATATTGCCAAGACAAGTATTGGGCATATCTACCTTTGGCATGTCTATTTTCTTGTTAAGATGGTTTCCTGTCAAATTAGTTGATAAAATACTTCTCCTATGTTCAAGAATGATTCTTGGGGAAACCCACCGGTTTGGAATCCAAAGACCCGAGATTGGGCCGCTTGAACTCAAAAACACAACTGGAAAAACTCCTGCTCTAGATGTAGGGGCTATCTCTAAAATAAGATCTGGAGACATTCAG GTAGTTGGAGGCATAAGAAGATTTACAGCAGCAGGTGTGGAGTTTACAGATGGGACAGTAAGTGAATATGATGTGGTAATTCTAGCAACAGGTTATAGGAGCAATGTATCCACATGGTTAGAG GAAGACGGTAACTACTTTAATAAGGAGAATggttatccaaataacccattTCCAATTAACTGGAAAGGAAGCAATGGAATATACAGTGTTGGATTTACCAGACGAGGGTTGCTGGGAGTTTCACACGACGCATTAGAGGTGGCAGAAGATATTGCTAAACAATGGAACATGAGGGCAACCACGCCTCCAGCTTATTCACTTCTGTTTAAAGTATAG